A genomic window from Serratia liquefaciens includes:
- a CDS encoding HypC/HybG/HupF family hydrogenase formation chaperone, whose translation MCIGIPGQIVALDQHQPQHAWAEVCGVQREVNIALVCREDEPKEAMLGCWVLIHVGFAMSRLDQQEAEEMLAALQAMGEVEQDVALFLAGEDNHGLRR comes from the coding sequence ATGTGCATAGGTATTCCCGGGCAGATCGTGGCGCTGGACCAGCATCAGCCTCAGCACGCCTGGGCCGAAGTCTGCGGCGTACAGCGCGAAGTGAATATCGCGTTGGTTTGCCGGGAGGATGAACCCAAAGAAGCGATGCTGGGGTGTTGGGTGTTGATCCACGTGGGCTTTGCGATGAGCCGTCTCGATCAGCAAGAGGCCGAGGAAATGCTGGCGGCACTGCAGGCGATGGGGGAAGTGGAGCAGGACGTGGCGTTGTTTTTGGCGGGGGAGGATAACCATGGATTACGTAGATGA